A DNA window from Ostrea edulis chromosome 5, xbOstEdul1.1, whole genome shotgun sequence contains the following coding sequences:
- the LOC125650170 gene encoding stress-induced-phosphoprotein 1-like, whose translation MADINKKKAEALKCLGNEALNQEKFEEAIGHYSEAIKVDIDNHVLYSNRSAALTKAGKYLEAIGDADKAIHLKPDWSKGYSRKGVALCNLSRYEEAFEVYSDGLKVDPNNEALKEGFQKTKGFLSGPGNSQPIPSPFAVPDMMQKLQANPKTREFLKQPDYCAMIEKLKGNPNDLKDMADPRIITTLGVLLGFDIRTPSAFTEESNSHDMDTDTQQPQTFPGFQNASFPSPNPPENSTSESTKNVNSEALEEKEKGNAAYKKKEFDSALSHYSAAVELDPTNITFRNNRSAVYFEQENFDKCIEECEKAVEVGRENRADYTLIAKALARIGKAYLKKEDEENALRYFNKSLSEHRTPEISKLIVEIDKRMKEKERLAYINPEVALEEKNKGNAFFQGGKYPEAKKHYDEAIKRNPDDAKLYSNRAACYTKLMEFNLALADCDKCIALDPKFIKGYLRKGSILLAMKEPTKAVFAYQKAMEIDSKSEEAQKGYRDAMMAEGNDPEAVRRRAMGDPEVQAILNDPAMRMILEQMQKDPNAVREHLKNPQIAAKIEKLLECGIIAIR comes from the exons ATGGCTGACATAAACAAGAAGAAG GCAGAAGCCCTCAAATGTCTAGGAAATGAGGCTTTAAATCAGGAAAAGTTTGAGGAGGCTATAGGACATTACTCTGAAGCAATCAAAGTGGATATTGATAATCATGTGCTGTACAGTAACCGATCAGCAGCACTCACCAAGGCAGGGAAATACCTAGAGGCAATTGGGGATGCAGATAAAGCTATTCATCTAAAGCCAGATTGGTCCAAG GGATACTCCAGAAAAGGTGTGGCCTTGTGTAATCTGAGTCGATACGAGGAGGCATTCGAGGTATATTCTGATGGTTTAAAAGTGGATCCCAATAATGAAGCCCTCAAGGAAGGATTTCAAAAGACCAAAGGTTTTTTATCAG GTCCTGGGAATAGCCAACCTATACCTAGTCCATTTGCAGTCCCTGATATGATGCAGAAGTTACAAGCAAATCCAAAAACTAGAGAATTTTTGAAACAGCCAGATTATTGTGCTATGATTGAAAAGCTAAAGGGAAACCCAAATGACTTGAA AGACATGGCAGATCCCAGAATTATTACTACTCTAGGCGTACTCTTGGGTTTTGATATCAGAACACCATCAGCCTTCACGGAGGAATCAAACTCCCATGACATGGACACGGACACACAGCAGCCTCAAACTTTTCCAGGATTTCAAAATGCCTCATTTCCTAGCCCCAATCCCCCAGAAAATTCAACTTCTGAAAGTACAAAGAATGTTAATTCTGAG gcgctggaagaaaaagaaaagggTAATGCAGCCTACAAGAAGAAAGAGTTTGATTCGGCTCTGTCCCATTACTCTGCAGCCGTTGAACTTGACCCTACAAACATTACATTCCGCAATAACAGATCAG CGGTATATTTTGAACAAGAAAACTTTGATAAATGCATAGAAGAATGTGAAAAGGCTGTGGAAGTTGGACGTGAAAATCGAGCAGACTACACACTAATAGCAAA AGCACTAGCAAGAATTGGTAAGGCATACCTGAAGAAGGAGGATGAAGAAAATGCTCTTCGCTACTTCAATAAGTCTCTTTCAGAACACCGGACACCAGAAATTTCTAAACTAATTGTAGAA ATAGACAAGAGAATGAAGGAGAAAGAACGCCTGGCTTACATAAATCCAGAGGTAGCACTGGAGGAAAAGAATAAAGGAAATGCTTTTTTCCAGGGAG GAAAATACCCTGAGGCCAAGAAACATTATGATGAAGCAATCAAGCGAAACCCAGATGATGCTAAACTTTACAGCAATAGAGCAGCTTGCTACACAAAATTAATGGAGTTCAACCTAGCTTTGGCAGACTGTGACAAATGTATAGCACTGGATCCAAAATTTA TAAAAGGTTATCTCAGAAAAGGAAGTATTCTACTGGCAATGAAGGAACCAACCAAAGCTGTATTTGCCTATCAGAAAGCGATGGAGATTGATTCAAAGTCAGAG GAGGCTCAAAAGGGATATCGTGATGCCATGATGGCCGAAGGGAATGACCCCGAGGCGGTGAGACGTCGAGCCATGGGAGATCCAGAAGTTCAGGCCATTCTAAATGACCCTGCCATGCGTATGATCCTAGAACAAATGCAGAAAGATCCAAATGCAGTCAGAGA gCATTTGAAGAATCCACAAATTGCTGCAAAGATTGAGAAACTCTTGGAGTGTGGCATCATTGCTATCCGTTGA